One window of Phycisphaeraceae bacterium genomic DNA carries:
- a CDS encoding serine/threonine protein kinase, with the protein MHSDDERTNPGGAGPDERGGGGAPEPSMIGSRHMGETPSGISQPRRPAPETIGPYRVRGVLGEGGFGVVYLADQEKPVRRQVAIKLLRAGRENDQVIARFQRERQSLVRMEHPGIARVFETAELPDGRPYIVMELVRGLPITTFCDEGKLTLRERLELVGQVCRAVQHAHTKGMIHRDLKPSNVLVTVSDGKAVVKIIDFGIAKPVEHHEGEQTVYTQLHQIVGTPGYMSPEQVRGLLDIDTRTDVYSIGVMLYELLAGAMPLDPALFKYKTAAETERIISESEPARPSMRVSRSGVFRDRLAMVRGTDGMGLARELKGELDWVVMKCLEKEPSRRYQSPAELEQDIQRYLSGEAVEAVPPTLGYRARKYVRRHRALVVSATAIVLALVGGLASAGYGLYQATLANNELTRTNTRLSEAIEETRRQEKKATREAARSGAFSKLFVEDVLGSANVRKSEGKDLTVAEVLDGLVQQLDQIEDGSVRAAVEQQIGEIYRALGRSGAAYDHFTSAISLMRDDPETPRTRLAEVLVNLTIVCRFRPEDSFGLSYASEAYQILTQELGADHHRTLYAAQLLSGVLAQNKRSPESVALIEDAERRAQEAMALKQETLEHLVVMTTYATQVLAPQGRRQERYDLMTRVIESADRLDIPELDKARYLGWYGEAASQVGRHDEAFAAIERAIEIETRIRGSDTVDIAVLFTALSTSYRSIGRFVEAEDAARRALEIYEDRTGPNSETSAATLSILAAAVRQQGRHAEALGLLERVIAIYEALLGSESWRTLNVHSMHAEILVDLKRFEEAEIELLEAERGLRESKLAVRPLELTHGRLIKLYEATGNTVERDRWIAERDRRRSASESPKD; encoded by the coding sequence TTGCACTCTGACGATGAACGGACGAATCCGGGCGGCGCGGGTCCTGATGAGAGGGGTGGAGGCGGCGCGCCTGAGCCGAGCATGATCGGTTCGAGGCATATGGGTGAGACGCCCTCGGGGATCTCACAGCCACGCAGGCCCGCGCCGGAGACGATCGGGCCGTATCGGGTGCGGGGCGTGTTGGGCGAGGGCGGGTTCGGCGTTGTCTATCTTGCGGATCAGGAGAAGCCGGTGCGCCGGCAGGTGGCGATCAAGCTGCTGCGTGCGGGGCGTGAGAACGACCAGGTCATCGCGAGGTTCCAGCGCGAGCGGCAATCGCTGGTGCGGATGGAGCATCCTGGGATTGCGCGTGTGTTCGAGACGGCTGAGCTGCCGGACGGGCGCCCGTACATCGTGATGGAGTTGGTGAGGGGGCTGCCGATCACGACGTTCTGCGATGAGGGGAAGCTGACGCTGCGTGAGCGGCTGGAGCTGGTGGGGCAGGTGTGCCGCGCGGTGCAGCACGCGCACACGAAGGGGATGATCCACCGGGATCTGAAGCCGTCGAACGTGCTTGTGACGGTGTCGGACGGGAAGGCGGTGGTGAAGATCATCGACTTCGGGATTGCCAAGCCGGTGGAGCATCATGAGGGCGAGCAGACGGTGTACACGCAGTTGCACCAGATCGTGGGGACGCCGGGTTACATGTCTCCGGAGCAGGTGCGTGGGCTGCTGGACATTGACACGCGGACGGATGTGTACTCGATCGGCGTGATGCTGTACGAGCTTTTGGCGGGGGCGATGCCGCTCGATCCGGCGTTGTTCAAGTACAAGACGGCTGCGGAGACGGAGCGGATCATCTCGGAATCGGAGCCGGCGCGGCCGTCGATGCGTGTGTCGCGTTCCGGGGTGTTCCGTGATCGTCTGGCGATGGTTCGCGGGACGGACGGGATGGGTCTGGCGCGGGAGTTGAAGGGCGAGTTGGACTGGGTGGTGATGAAGTGCCTGGAGAAGGAGCCGTCGCGTCGTTACCAGTCGCCGGCGGAGCTGGAGCAGGACATTCAGCGGTATCTGTCGGGTGAGGCGGTGGAGGCGGTGCCTCCGACGCTTGGGTACAGGGCCAGAAAGTATGTGAGGCGTCACCGTGCGCTGGTTGTGTCGGCGACGGCGATTGTGCTGGCGTTGGTGGGCGGGCTTGCGAGCGCGGGGTACGGGCTGTATCAGGCGACTTTGGCGAACAATGAGTTGACGAGGACGAACACGAGGTTGAGCGAGGCGATCGAAGAGACGAGGCGCCAGGAGAAGAAGGCGACGCGTGAGGCGGCGCGTTCGGGGGCGTTCTCGAAGTTGTTTGTTGAAGACGTGCTGGGATCAGCGAATGTTCGCAAGTCAGAGGGAAAGGATCTCACTGTCGCGGAGGTGCTGGATGGGCTCGTTCAACAATTGGACCAGATAGAGGATGGTTCGGTTCGGGCGGCCGTCGAGCAGCAGATCGGAGAGATTTATCGCGCGCTCGGGCGTAGCGGCGCGGCGTACGACCATTTCACGAGCGCGATATCGCTGATGCGTGATGATCCGGAAACGCCTCGGACGCGACTGGCCGAAGTATTAGTGAATCTGACCATTGTGTGCCGCTTTCGTCCTGAGGATTCCTTCGGGCTCTCTTACGCGAGCGAGGCATACCAGATCCTGACCCAGGAACTGGGCGCGGATCATCATCGCACGCTGTATGCCGCGCAGCTTCTGTCCGGCGTGCTTGCGCAGAACAAGAGGTCGCCGGAGAGCGTCGCTCTGATCGAGGACGCGGAACGCCGGGCTCAAGAAGCCATGGCCCTGAAACAAGAGACATTGGAACATCTTGTGGTCATGACGACGTATGCAACGCAGGTTCTTGCGCCGCAGGGCCGCAGGCAAGAGCGATATGACCTGATGACTCGGGTGATAGAGTCTGCGGATCGACTTGACATTCCGGAGCTTGATAAGGCGAGGTATCTTGGTTGGTACGGGGAAGCCGCGAGCCAGGTCGGCCGACACGACGAGGCGTTTGCGGCGATTGAAAGAGCGATCGAGATTGAGACACGGATCCGAGGGTCGGATACGGTGGACATCGCGGTGCTGTTCACGGCACTCTCCACGTCGTATCGGAGCATCGGCCGTTTCGTAGAGGCCGAGGATGCGGCGAGGCGAGCTCTTGAGATCTATGAAGATCGAACGGGGCCGAACAGCGAGACGAGTGCGGCGACGCTTTCGATCTTGGCCGCGGCGGTTCGACAGCAGGGTCGGCACGCGGAAGCTCTCGGGTTGCTTGAGCGCGTCATCGCGATTTACGAGGCGCTTCTTGGATCGGAATCGTGGCGCACGTTGAACGTTCATTCGATGCATGCGGAGATTCTTGTTGACCTCAAGCGGTTTGAGGAAGCGGAGATCGAGTTGCTTGAGGCCGAACGGGGCTTGCGTGAGAGCAAGCTCGCGGTGCGGCCCCTTGAGCTGACGCATGGGCGTCTTATCAAGCTCTACGAGGCAACAGGGAACACGGTCGAGCGCGATCGGTGGATCGCGGAGCGTGACAGGCGCCGTTCAGCGTCTGAGAGTCCAAAGGACTAG
- a CDS encoding glycoside hydrolase family 43 protein: MRNATPIALSLLLAPSLLVGCSALDADERHSQVQKIQRRLPESMRAARTTAPGETDWYILAYFRDPKFNKAGEFGLYLATSRDGYTWQPANLDRPLFVPRVGVSSGMRDPCIAQGPDGVFHCVWTWETGDRRSIGYARSTDLITWTDIRSLKVMPDTVSIDYCWAPEIIWDSASTHWVLAWSCAIEGLNPATEKQAEWNHRMYYSTTRDFRTLSPYQSLFDPGYPSIDPAWIELPPDWIPKGLTRPADSESIFDAPAAGPATPSDPGRWLLLYKDERQWPEKKQIRAVRGLTPVGPFGTPSASLTIHWVEAPSAQIIDGNLVIYYDEYREGRYGAIRSADLFKWEDVQNLMSFPPLTRHGSVIRVTPAQWQRVHDRR; the protein is encoded by the coding sequence ATGCGCAACGCCACACCCATCGCCCTCTCGCTCCTCCTCGCGCCCTCCTTGCTCGTCGGCTGCTCCGCCCTTGACGCCGACGAACGCCATTCCCAGGTCCAGAAGATCCAACGCCGCCTCCCCGAGTCCATGCGTGCCGCCCGCACCACCGCGCCCGGCGAGACCGACTGGTACATCCTCGCATACTTCAGAGACCCGAAGTTCAACAAAGCGGGCGAGTTCGGCCTCTATCTCGCCACCTCGCGCGATGGATACACCTGGCAACCCGCGAACCTCGACCGACCGCTCTTCGTGCCGCGCGTCGGCGTCTCAAGCGGCATGCGCGACCCATGCATCGCACAAGGCCCCGACGGCGTCTTCCACTGTGTCTGGACCTGGGAAACCGGCGACCGACGCAGCATCGGCTACGCACGCTCCACCGATCTCATCACATGGACCGACATCCGCTCACTCAAGGTCATGCCCGACACCGTCAGCATCGATTACTGCTGGGCGCCCGAAATCATCTGGGATTCCGCCTCAACCCACTGGGTCCTCGCCTGGTCGTGCGCGATCGAGGGCCTCAATCCCGCGACCGAGAAGCAGGCCGAGTGGAACCACCGGATGTACTACTCCACTACGCGCGACTTCCGCACCCTCTCGCCCTACCAATCGCTCTTCGATCCCGGCTACCCCTCCATCGACCCCGCGTGGATCGAACTCCCGCCAGATTGGATCCCCAAAGGCCTCACCCGCCCCGCCGACTCCGAGAGCATCTTCGACGCCCCCGCCGCCGGACCCGCCACACCCAGCGACCCCGGACGCTGGCTCCTGCTCTACAAAGACGAGCGCCAATGGCCTGAGAAAAAACAGATCCGCGCCGTCCGAGGGCTCACACCAGTCGGCCCCTTCGGCACTCCCTCCGCCTCCCTCACCATCCACTGGGTCGAAGCCCCAAGCGCACAGATCATCGACGGCAACCTCGTCATCTACTACGACGAATACCGCGAAGGACGCTACGGCGCGATCCGCTCCGCCGATCTCTTCAAGTGGGAAGATGTCCAGAACCTCATGTCCTTCCCACCCCTCACCCGCCACGGTTCCGTCATCCGCGTCACGCCCGCACAGTGGCAACGTGTCCACGATCGGCGATGA
- a CDS encoding S9 family peptidase, translated as MPSTTPVHHAAVLLALSLSTPLALAQHAGAPVPLAGTAAAASISTTEPLASISLERFLKIRAPGSPQIAPDGTLYVRDWPDGIWQLYRVQGNAAGPDSKMTKLTNYADGLSGYSISPDGSRILLLHAVGGNENTQISLLDPKAAPGDPNAIKPIVSDPKVQFAANKWLADSSGFLYSGNAESPRDFYLYLFDFATGKSTRILNRPGSWSSSDITADKSRALVSEYRSISDTSIYELTLSDGSLKDLGLTSPDGSTVSQGLVGYLPGEKSVLIVADIEDGMRKLYQKDLATGATSKPISEINDYEIDSASMNTERTLLAVVTNRDGYGALQLYRLPGYDKVTLPPIEEGVISLNELKADRITWSVSNARTPGLAYTWNVPPIGRAADKIRQVTLADTQGIDLARFTLPKLIRYKAVDGLDIPAFLFLPPGYVEGTRIPFIANYHGGPESQFRPVFSAQNQYLLAQGFGIIQPNVRGSTGYGRAFHMMDDYKGRWMSVSDGVDAAQWLVDNNLARPGRIATYGGSYGGFMSVATLVEDGMRVERGQQKEPLFGAGINVVGIVNMKTFLEQTSGYRQKLREVEYGPLSDSEFLESVSPINHIDKIRVPMLIAHGLNDPRVPVGEAMQLAVGLMQRGYEPEQIYFPDEGHGFAKLSNRLIFSQRMVDFLRKSIGTDAE; from the coding sequence ATGCCGAGCACAACGCCCGTCCATCACGCGGCTGTCCTCCTCGCCCTCTCTCTCTCAACCCCACTCGCCCTCGCGCAGCACGCCGGCGCACCAGTGCCGCTCGCCGGCACGGCCGCCGCCGCCTCGATCTCCACCACCGAGCCCCTCGCCTCCATCTCCCTCGAACGCTTCCTCAAGATCCGCGCCCCCGGCTCACCCCAGATCGCGCCCGACGGCACCCTCTACGTCCGCGACTGGCCCGATGGCATCTGGCAGCTCTACCGCGTCCAGGGCAACGCCGCCGGTCCCGACTCCAAAATGACCAAGCTCACCAACTACGCCGACGGACTCTCCGGATACTCCATCTCCCCCGACGGATCCAGGATCCTCCTCCTCCACGCCGTGGGCGGCAACGAGAACACCCAGATCTCACTCCTCGATCCCAAGGCCGCGCCCGGCGATCCCAACGCCATCAAGCCCATCGTCAGCGATCCCAAAGTCCAGTTCGCCGCGAACAAGTGGCTCGCCGATTCATCCGGCTTCCTCTACAGCGGCAACGCCGAAAGCCCCCGCGACTTCTACCTCTACCTCTTCGACTTCGCCACAGGCAAGAGCACCCGCATCCTCAACCGCCCCGGTTCATGGAGCTCTTCCGACATCACCGCCGACAAGTCCCGCGCCCTCGTCTCCGAGTATCGCTCCATCTCCGACACCTCCATCTACGAACTCACGCTCTCCGACGGATCACTCAAAGACCTCGGCCTCACAAGCCCCGACGGCTCCACCGTCTCGCAGGGCCTCGTCGGCTACCTCCCCGGCGAAAAGAGCGTCCTCATCGTCGCCGACATCGAAGACGGCATGCGCAAGCTCTACCAGAAAGATCTCGCCACCGGCGCAACCTCAAAGCCGATCTCCGAGATCAACGACTACGAGATCGACTCCGCCTCCATGAACACCGAACGCACGCTCCTGGCCGTCGTCACCAACCGCGACGGATACGGCGCGCTCCAGCTCTACCGCCTCCCCGGCTACGACAAGGTCACGCTCCCACCCATCGAAGAGGGCGTCATCTCCCTCAACGAACTCAAGGCCGACCGCATCACCTGGTCCGTCTCCAACGCCCGCACCCCCGGGCTCGCTTACACCTGGAACGTCCCGCCCATCGGCCGCGCCGCCGACAAAATCCGCCAGGTCACCCTCGCCGACACCCAGGGCATCGACCTCGCTCGATTCACCCTCCCGAAACTCATCCGCTACAAGGCCGTCGACGGGCTCGACATCCCCGCCTTCCTCTTCCTCCCGCCCGGCTACGTCGAAGGCACACGAATCCCCTTCATCGCCAACTACCACGGCGGCCCAGAAAGCCAGTTCCGCCCGGTCTTCAGCGCCCAGAACCAGTACCTCCTCGCTCAGGGCTTCGGCATCATCCAGCCAAACGTCCGAGGCAGCACCGGCTACGGACGCGCCTTCCACATGATGGACGATTACAAAGGCCGATGGATGTCCGTCAGCGACGGCGTCGACGCCGCACAGTGGCTCGTTGACAACAACCTCGCCAGGCCCGGACGCATCGCCACCTACGGCGGCTCCTACGGCGGCTTCATGTCCGTCGCCACACTCGTCGAAGACGGCATGCGCGTCGAAAGAGGACAGCAGAAAGAACCCCTCTTCGGCGCAGGCATCAACGTCGTCGGCATCGTCAACATGAAGACCTTCCTCGAGCAGACCAGCGGCTACCGCCAGAAACTCCGCGAGGTCGAGTACGGCCCGCTCTCCGATTCAGAGTTCCTCGAGTCCGTCTCACCGATCAACCACATCGACAAGATCAGAGTCCCCATGCTCATCGCCCACGGACTCAACGACCCGCGCGTCCCCGTCGGCGAAGCCATGCAGCTCGCCGTCGGACTCATGCAACGCGGCTACGAACCCGAGCAGATCTACTTCCCCGACGAAGGACACGGCTTCGCCAAACTCTCCAACCGCCTCATCTTCTCGCAACGCATGGTCGATTTCCTGCGGAAATCCATCGGCACCGACGCGGAATGA
- a CDS encoding GNAT family N-acetyltransferase, giving the protein MLEAPALPIVVRRVRSSDSMEELTSLLHRAYAEQVAMGLKPLAGRQTVDVTRARSATGENYVATLGEGGPLVGTILFQERESAAFPEWFLRPEVAHFSLFGVDPLHQGRGIGGMLLRAVEQRAVELAKTEIALSYAEPDTKLAGFYAHRAYRFIQHWQWPYTNYRSVILSKSLV; this is encoded by the coding sequence ATGCTTGAAGCCCCCGCCCTCCCCATCGTCGTCCGCCGGGTTCGCTCCTCCGATTCCATGGAAGAGCTGACCTCGCTCCTGCACCGCGCCTACGCCGAGCAGGTCGCCATGGGGCTCAAGCCGCTGGCAGGACGCCAGACCGTCGATGTCACCCGCGCCCGCTCCGCCACCGGCGAGAACTACGTCGCCACGCTCGGAGAAGGCGGCCCCCTCGTCGGCACCATCCTCTTCCAGGAGAGAGAATCCGCCGCCTTCCCCGAGTGGTTCCTCCGCCCCGAAGTCGCCCACTTCTCCCTCTTCGGCGTCGATCCCCTCCATCAGGGCCGAGGCATAGGCGGCATGCTCCTCCGCGCCGTCGAGCAGCGCGCCGTCGAACTCGCAAAGACCGAGATCGCGCTCTCCTACGCCGAGCCCGACACCAAACTCGCCGGCTTCTACGCCCACCGCGCCTACCGCTTCATCCAGCACTGGCAGTGGCCCTACACCAACTACCGCAGTGTCATCCTCAGCAAGTCACTCGTCTGA
- the tnpA gene encoding IS200/IS605 family transposase gives MPSTWSQVLLHIVFSTKSRTPWIGAEGADDLYGFIGGIVRDEGGTLLAIGGMPDHIHMLVRWGTEESISVLVRHVKTRSSRWMHESRGVKPFAWQVGYGVFSVSQSQAGVVKAYIKSQAEHHAKWSFREELVALLKAHGVEFEEQYVDCGLRVQRAPAGARRRRKRGV, from the coding sequence ATGCCGAGCACATGGTCACAGGTTCTGCTGCACATTGTTTTTTCGACCAAGAGCCGCACGCCGTGGATCGGGGCGGAGGGCGCGGATGATCTGTATGGCTTTATCGGCGGGATTGTGCGTGATGAGGGCGGCACGCTGCTCGCGATCGGCGGCATGCCGGATCACATCCACATGTTGGTGCGGTGGGGGACGGAGGAGTCGATCTCTGTTCTGGTTCGCCATGTGAAGACGCGGTCGTCGCGTTGGATGCATGAGTCGCGCGGCGTGAAGCCGTTTGCGTGGCAGGTGGGGTACGGCGTGTTCTCGGTGAGCCAGTCGCAGGCGGGCGTGGTGAAGGCGTACATCAAGAGTCAGGCGGAGCACCATGCGAAGTGGTCATTCCGGGAGGAGCTGGTTGCGCTGCTGAAGGCGCATGGCGTGGAGTTTGAAGAGCAGTATGTTGACTGCGGTTTGAGGGTTCAGCGTGCCCCTGCCGGGGCGAGGAGAAGAAGGAAGAGGGGTGTGTGA